The Cinclus cinclus chromosome 3, bCinCin1.1, whole genome shotgun sequence genome has a window encoding:
- the LOC134042338 gene encoding nuclear receptor subfamily 0 group B member 2-like: protein MLLPATGNSASMATKIPAETFGKCQCETHHSKSILYQILNKEHGSETKWHQQHGSPHCSTRSKGCPCLDRRRVVLRTPEATCKRAFEVLLKTSTFIRNLPSFYHMPWEDQFVLIQQNWVPLFVLGMAQEGVDFDLREIPGTSLLKKILLNQSSTATNELGSSSAGASVAEVQKMKNLLWKFWDMDINAKEYAYLKGIILFNSEYHVLKCLPYVQSLQQEAQKALMEFISTMFHGSLSRFSSILQLITSLRDIDPDAIEELFFRPIPGETALNVLLIETLYIKPGWL from the exons ATGCTGCTTCCTGCCACAGGGAACTCTGCCTCCATGGCCACCAAGATCCCAGCTGAGACTTTTGGGAAATGTCAGTGTGAGACACACCATTCTAAAAGCATCCTGTACCAGATCCTTAACAAAGAGCATGGAAGTGAGACCAAGTGGCACCAGCAGCATGGCAGTCCCCATTGCTCCACAAGAAGCAAAGGCTGCCCTTGTTTAGACAGGAGAAGAGTTGTCCTGAGAACACCAGAAGCCACATGCAAAAGAGCTTTTGAAGTGTTGTTGAAGACTTCAACTTTTATTAGAAACTTACCTTCCTTTTATCACATGCCTTGGGAGGATCAGTTTGTCCTCATACAACAGAACTGGGTTCCTCTTTTTGTCCTGGGCATGGCACAAGAAGGGGTGGATTTTGACCTGAGAGAGATTCCAGGCACCagtttattgaaaaaaatcctcctcAATCAGTCTTCAACAGCTACAAATGAGCTGGGCAGCTCATCAGCAGGAGCATCTGTAGCAGAAGTTCAGAAGATGAAGAATTTATTGTGGAAGTTCTGGGACATGGACATAAATGCAAAAGAATATGCCTATCTTAAAGGGATTATTCTTTTCAATTCTG AATATCATGTCCTGAAATGTCTCCCTTATGTACaatccctgcagcaggaagctcAGAAAGCCCTGATGGAGTTTATCTCAACAATGTTCCACGGAAGCCTCAGCAGGTTTTCTTCGATACTTCAGCTAATCACGTCTCTTCGAGACATTGATCCAGATGCTATTGAAGAGCTCTTCTTCAGGCCCATCCCAGGAGAGACTGCCCTAAATGTACTACTTATAGAAACCCTATATATCAAGCCAGGCTGGCTTTGA